A genome region from Pygocentrus nattereri isolate fPygNat1 chromosome 6, fPygNat1.pri, whole genome shotgun sequence includes the following:
- the tspearb gene encoding thrombospondin-type laminin G domain and EAR repeat-containing protein: MLLHFELLLCCIISGCLSLWRPCTDLLPLDLLRRVVPAGDVYQSHVRLVQSQGARGVKFSGPPQALSFPAAPLFTNCNFFPAEFSIVVTLKIPQPAPNRDEYIFTLLDGDSNRLLLGLRLARDKLHFLRSSRRVTFRAVGLADGRWHTLVLAVTGQFSILTVDCGIPLELQMEKPFPEDLNTKGSTFFIGSRRRWNGLFSGLMRQLVLLPGSDASSRVCPSSHPRLSILSVPEVLLHLPIKPPTNELPLYPYEAEVRVSPVVPLCGVGEEGQLWFSTVKRGLFLCDGNTWVTMLQEKERLDYVEEHQDLFTVSETFDIEVFSIPSVGLFMATANRDQGSTVYRWTNSRFERYQNISTLDAQAWKFFTVGKEIFLVVANSGSNGGQEVSVIYRWNKRTLRFVVYQKLQTHSARDWEAFHIHNEAFLAVANHRQGEMNHNIDSVIYKWNPNTRSFEVNQTIATSGAYDWEFFTIGPFYFLVVANTFNGKSTVINSTIYIWLGGTFQPFQSIMTTGAIDWEMFQIGNRFFLAVANSQRLDGSGSILYNINSTIYELNMTSQTFVKFQDITTSSALDWEFFTVGDDKFLVVANSYDGNSYSLNSVIYRWQGYERFVPVHTLSTNGCRDWEFFTSSDGSYLISSSARQALSKILRLRTYYQH; encoded by the exons atgctgctgcatttCGAGCTTCTTCTCTGCTGCATCATCAGCGGCTGTTTGTCACTGTGGAGACCATGTACAG ATCTGCTGCCGCTGGACCTGCTGAGGCGAGTGGTTCCTGCGGGGGACGTGTATCAGAGCCACGTGCGGTTGGTCCAGTCTCAGGGCGCCCGGGGTGTGAAGTTCTCTGGACCTCCTCAGGCTCTCAGCTTCCCCGCCGCTCCACTCTTCACCAATTGCAACTTCTTCCCTGCTGAGTTCTCCATCGTGGTCACACTGAAGATCCCACAGCCAGCTCCTAAC AGAGATGAGTATATCTTCACTCTGCTGGACGGAGATTCGAACCGGCTGTTGTTAGGCCTTCGTCTGGCCCGTGATAAACTCCACTTCCTCCGTAGCTCCCGGCGAGTGACCTTCAGGGCTGTGGGGCTGGCGGACGGCCGCTGGCACACGCTGGTATTAGCTGTCACTGGACAGTTCAGCATACTCACTGTGGATTGTGGGATACCCCTCGAGTT GCAGATGGAGAAACCTTTCCCTGAGGATCTGAACACTAAAGGCTCCACCTTCTTCATAGGCAGCAGGAGAAGATGGAACGGACTGTTCTCG GGTCTGATGAGACAGCTGGTTCTGTTACCCGGTTCTGATGCGTCCTCTCGGGTTTGTCCGTCCTCTCACCCTCGACTGTCCATTCTCTCTGTGCCTGAGGTTCTGTTACACCTGCCAATCAAACCACCAACCAATGAGCTTCCACTCTACCCGTACG aggCTGAGGTGAGGGTCAGTCCGGTGGTCCCTCTCTGTGGGGTGGGTGAGGAGGGTCAGCTGTGGTTCAGTACAGTGAAGAGAGGCCTGTTCCTGTGTGACGGAAACACGTGGGTCACCATGTTGcagg agaaagagaggctggaCTACGTAGAGGAACACCAGGATCTCTTCACCGTCTCAGAGACGTTTGATATCGAAGTGTTCAGCATCCCGTCTGTTGGACTCTTCATGGCGACAGCAAACCGGGACCAGGGCTCGACTGTGTACCGGTGGACCAACAGCAGGTTTGAGAGATACCAGAACATCAGCACCCTTGACGCCCAGGCGTGGAAGTTCTTCACTGTGGGGAAAGAG ATTTTCCTGGTGGTCGCTAACTCTGGCAGTAATGGTGGTCAGGAGGTGTCGGTGATCTATAGGTGGAATAAGCGAACTCTGAGGTTTGTTGTGTATCAGAAGCTGCAGACGCACAGTGCCCGCGACTGGGAGGCTTTCCACATCCACAATGAGGCCTTCCTCGCTGTGGCCAATCACAGACAAG GTGAAATGAACCACAACATTGACAGTGTGATCTACAAGTGGAACCCAAACACCAGGAGTTTTGAAGTGAATCAGACCATCGCCACGTCTGGAGCTTACGACTGGGAGTTCTTCACCATCGGCCCGTTCTACTTCCTGGTGGTGGCCAACACCTTCAATGGAAAATCCACCGTCATCAACTCCACCATCTACATCTGGCTGGGAGGAACGTTCCAGCCGTTCCAGTCCATCATG ACCACTGGAGCGATAGACTGGGAGATGTTCCAGATCGGGAACAGGTTCTTCCTGGCTGTGGCTAACAGTCAGAGGCTCGATGGCTCTGGCTCCATTCTTTATAACATCAACTCCACCATCTACGAGCTGAACATGACCTCGCAGACCTTCGTTAAATTCCAGGACATCACGACCAGCAG TGCTCTGGACTGGGAGTTTTTCACCGTGGGGGATGATAAGTTCTTGGTGGTGGCGAACTCATATGATGGAAACTCCTACTCGCTGAACAGTGTTATCTACAG gtggcAGGGCTATGAGAGATTTGTTCCTGTTCACACTCTGAGCACAAACGGGTGCCGAGATTGGGAATTCTTCACCTCCTCAGACGGATCCTACCTCATCTCCTCCAGCGCCAGACAGGCCCTGTCCAAGATCCTCCGACTCAGAACCTACTATCAGCACTGA